The following proteins come from a genomic window of Lolium rigidum isolate FL_2022 chromosome 5, APGP_CSIRO_Lrig_0.1, whole genome shotgun sequence:
- the LOC124655884 gene encoding alpha-latroinsectotoxin-Lt1a-like, whose product MQPAESREEANLEVQLHQHQHHPELLMAARAGDWAKLRAILRNDDAATRPVVFAPEVVVDIERVDIAVDRVETLELDSILHVVAASSAVGHGRLTCATMIHAKAKHLLDAGNRNGDTPFHYAARAGGIEMLSHLISLARAEPGGGGDARVNEVLRKTNKQGETALHDALRLGDKKSMKKMVNKLMEEDAELACIPRENATSPLYLAVSLGLDEIADLLHSKNSDLSYSGPDGQNALHIGVLRGKAMTKKLLDWNNVLTKQVDQCTGSTPLHIAISWGSRCKAVIKLLLERDESSAFQGDNLGLFPIHVAAMRNSWSTIRILLKKAPTCAELRDTQGQTFLHVAIKNQRPSMFGGWHSHKLFPSILNVQDNDGNTPLHLAATVGNQWSFYLLIRNPKVQLDLVNNLGQTPMDIAWKMVPQGLNYVLHPRNRIYVLLKGAGAKTGTYGRCDLFLNRHVQQINEKEEEKKITDSSQIIGIGSVLIVTVAFAPAFTLPGGFRTEDLKGKPNTAGIAVLAEEPVFKAFIVFNTLALVCSGLATMNVMFAGVPAVDIRTRMSAFVISIVFVYISAKSLAAAFMLGLYVVMAPAAPVTTYISCSIVALFLFLDVAWFIFMVAVGEVMLLQRLGFKAWLRYLNFSRVPIRQPVNL is encoded by the exons ATGCAACCTGCCGAGTCGCGCGAGGAGGCAAATCTAGAGGTGCAGCtgcaccagcaccagcaccaccccgAGCTGCTGATGGCAGCTCGGGCCGGCGACTGGGCGAAACTGCGTGCCATTCTGCGCAATGACGACGCAGCTACCAGGCCGGTGGTGTTCGCGCCTGAAGTCGTCGTCGACATTGAGCGGGTGGACATCGCCGTTGACAGGGTGGAGACCCTTGAGCTGGACTCGATCCTCCATGTGGTGGCGGCCAGTAGCGCCGTTGGTCACGGTCGCTTGACGTGCGCAACCATGATCCACGCCAAGGCCAAGCACCTCCTGGACGCCGGCAACCGCAATGGCGACACGCCATTCCACTACGCTGCCAGAGCTGGTGGGATCGAGATGCTCTCTCATCTCATCAGTCTGGCGAGAGCTGagcccggtggtggtggtgacgcGAGGGTGAACGAGGTGCTGAGAAAGACGAACAAGCAAGGCGAGACGGCCCTTCACGACGCCCTCCGATTGGGTGACAAGAAAAGCATGAAGAAAATGGTTAACAAGTTAATGGAGGAGGACGCAGAATTGGCCTGCATCCCGCGTGAAAACGCCACCTCGCCCTTGTACCTAGCCGTCTCACTGGGCCTTGATGAGATTGCGGACTTGCTGCATTCAAAGAACTCGGACCTGTCCTACTCTGGACCTGATGGACAAAACGCCTTGCACATTGGGGTGCTTAGGGGCAAAG CGATGACAAAGAAGTTACTGGACTGGAACAATGTCCTCACCAAACAAGTGGACCAATGCACTGGAAGTACGCCTCTTCACATTGCCATATCATGGGGGAGTCGGTGCAAGGCCGTGATCAAACTATTACTAGAGCGCGATGAATCATCAGCATTTCAAGGCGACAACCTTGGGTTGTTCCCTATACATGTGGCAGCGATGCGAAATTCATGGTCCACAATTCGCATCTTGCTGAAAAAGGCACCTACATGTGCAGAACTACGTGACACTCAAGGCCAAACCTTCCTACATGTTGCGATCAAGAACCAGCGCCCAAGTATGTTCGGAGGTTGGCACAGTCACAAGTTGTTTCCCTCAATCCTTAATGTGCAAGACAATGATGGGAACACTCCACTACATCTTGCTGCCACGGTTGGGAACCAGTGGAGTTTCTATCTTCTAATTCGCAACCCGAAAGTTCAACTGGATTTAGTAAATAACCTAGGGCAGACACCAATGGATATTGCATGGAAGATGGTACCCCAAGGGCTTAATTACGTGCTG CACCCACGAAATAGGATATATGTACTACTTAAAGGTGCTGGAGCTAAAACTGGTACTTACGGCCGGTGCGATTTGTTCCTCAATAGACATGTCCagcaaataaatgaaaaagaagaagaaaagaagatcaCAGATTCCTCGCAGATTATTGGCATTGGGTCAGTGCTTATTGTGACAGTAGCTTTTGCTCCAGCATTCACCTTACCTGGTGGTTTCCGAACAGAAGACCTGAAGGGTAAGCCTAATACAGCTGGTATAGCTGTGCTTGCTGAAGAACCAGTCTTCAAAGCGTTCATCGTCTTCAACACACTGGCATTAGTTTGCTCCGGTCTTGCAACCATGAACGTCATGTTCGCTGGGGTGCCTGCAGTGGACATACGCACGCGAATGAGCGCCTTTGTCATTTCCATCGTCTTTGTCTACATCTCGGCCAAGTCCCTGGCTGCTGCATTTATGCTTGGACTCTACGTGGTGATGGCACCGGCTGCTCCAGTAACAACTTATATTTCGTGTTCTATCGTAGCCCTTTTCCTATTTCTCGATGTTGCTTGGTTCATCTTCATGGTGGCTGTCGGCGAGGTAATGCTTCTCCAAAGGTTAGGTTTCAAGGCATGGCTTCGCTATTTAAACTTCTCTCGAGTACCAATAAGACAGCCTGTAAATTTGTGA